The following coding sequences are from one Tachysurus vachellii isolate PV-2020 chromosome 7, HZAU_Pvac_v1, whole genome shotgun sequence window:
- the LOC132849138 gene encoding uncharacterized protein LOC132849138 isoform X3: MHKNVSVFLHLSSFQQLAWKIEDDEREAEEQRRREEERRRQKEAQRRQEEARRRQEEARRRQEEERRRQEEERRRQEEERRRQEEERRRQEEERRRQEEEERRREEARRRQEEVRRRQEEERRRGERERCRREMEQRRREEERRRREEERRRQKEAQIVEQFIREYFNRQKEEEQRRQAQLEREQQIEEQITKESELAIKKLSQATKTLKQKQRLRGHELHHQTHIMQQPLEAEIEIDEVPEIEKKYSELLCEYQMTDEEDSEETLEDRMKTLQNELMVEYCKKHDLSSSCVFSFDTAVGYETLPLRDRLTVLETVLQLVFEEDENDHTHKHDRDFLLDVLELLQDDHPSLAFNLLQNVLQTDMQLSTQSKEILCQIAFNNSWKLAEITAFMRYVVRIDKDQVQAILHIAQTYKLEYGNVLNALDKSDPLRWLKGYVVTERHKNADTIISEMRNSNYPENVLTILEDVLVYLETELPKYKRTPLHKNDIQSVKKMVKELDFTNPDRQVLKSVLVQMSLAVKMCSAVTIQKGKEEKVIDGYLPRLTQIAALVVFLLPKSKSNTGCLLEIGTGEGKSCILAMLAVIHAMRGVKVDIVTSSPVLARRDLEEWSKLYKMFDITSSAVPPVLNDVSSEEQEELTQEAYKQDVVYSTVGTFAADTLKQEFEKKTTRGDRRFEMVLVDEVDYMTLDNGVQITFLSHESSGLQHLEQVLASIWAIISACRPIAVEENGETMWATRVQNFHTAALIAIIGSDKNDKFSPLEILLPGIELGFYSEEDFENLKESINAEGEKEHGAIENEAWKTIMAKTGIEQQYDLLNVLEMGMEDKVAFTCYIYQPETRKVTQFGEQKLKTDQNINMLLFENGKACEMLSENLLIEATVSQLKSKIKYSQQCSSEEDKESLVIPSFLEKYLENQLPLFVENALKAIQMTKGREYMIERSLKAQGLDVDEDDQHLYHAIIPVDFQASGMLEKRKRWGDGLQQFLEMKHQLTLSPLSNVTNYMSNSNFFKRYLMGKGIFGVSGTLGGDADKGFLARHYKTDSYVIPPHQRQKVTELPAVQVGGGTDQWIQTICATVSKVSKRGQVVLVVCEDVNTANALNDKIAAETKHSVTMYTMSECHNIENQEFGKGRIIITTNLGGRGTDIKVTEEVNRCGGLFVLLTYFTNNRRVEKQVFGRTGRKGTPGMVQVILNHDRLAMAYRGHSIEVMRELREEYEVNRIKDMEKEKLAEIEMKEELFSTFCQFLSYFDKHYSTIEKIDLFEVKIKHAHGYFKSFHRKMDYHPALNALKESWGIWLILHTDQINIHSDLTHLKEDLIQNLHDTSNKLLQGHSENFYDHIQQALGRTALHHQNKNKCDYGAKTYWKKASDSDNYYRAVALYNQAYITINLAKEGYKSEARSLLNEAEKTLDVYISETTRTLSFCSLSVTRDFEPHHSGSCNLQIQMQARMNIFNSWKQNIKKILDMLGSGSGDFKTVDLTLYSLSNEEDFVSSSELGLFRNYGLAVVFEVKQKPKFSFDALICCFLGVLQVVAGVLVCTLSAGSMSSFGLGLISEGVSDMISGVMGMINGTFDWASWAISKAISIGISLACGGFSVLKRSFSAVKNAAGNILNGTKSLKSVACNALKSGKNMFVSACKSTKSMVSSIAMKNLSWTAVKPILKHSCKYAVQELAIQGVNIALNTCIDATVQKTFQQGFQNTFKKSVCSTLHQNKEFIRALSDFISSRIPKAALQKESGSYRISKSLEKEMMDHTVYNTNLVMNDLIVNCKQIHHVINILSQVWDKSAEYVAHRPYTCIKSLLSAASMSTTIYEMYSSIPTKQTIDCNFVPAFLKSMQKEALFETYDHDGRDKLADVERLKDDLIDLISEVLSQTMVERFSGSATSLFTKTFTQRLNSVTGKVVGNFLGRHETQSFFVNQQHHHDLKSATKCKERPLSEEEINELKHYANTVTDEQKPATALEVHVLTKSNLLDGKGICLTVIDDQGKILTEETYPGTDPAAGTIKLVLTKTPQTSPGTRGMWSKLTQWAMGKDTPVSGHIDIIRPDGSREKVNSTNQNCLFHAVIQATTKDPNDVVQQKAIELRSKVSQEILAKPYKYHKAVKIQNMFNRTNSSNKFKIEAGLREGDQEKFERFTKDKTPEDIINAYHLGKVAEYESLLDMDKPTPGVVEADHIPPKSSLNKLIRNPEMVKSFEA; encoded by the exons ATGCACAAGAATGTTAGTGTCTTCCTTCATCTCAGCAGCTTTCAACAACTGGCCT GGAAAATTgaagatgatgagagagaggcagaagaGCAACGTAGACGGGAAGAGGAGCGGCGTAGACAAAAAGAGGCGCAGCGTAGACAGGAAGAGGCGCGGCGTAGACAGGAAGAGGCGCGGCGTAGACAGGAAGAGGAGCGGCGTAGACAGGAAGAGGAGCGGCGTAGACAGGAAGAGGAGCGGCGTAGACAGGAAGAGGAGCGGCGTAGACAGGAAGAGGAGCGGCGTAgacaggaagaggaggagcGTAGACGGGAAGAGGCGCGGCGTAGACAAGAAGAGGTGCGGCGTAGACAAGAAGAGGAGCGGCGTAGAGGAGAAAGGGAGCGGTGTAGACGAGAAATGGAGCAGCGCAGACGAGAAGAGGAGCGGCGTAGACGAGAAGAGGAGCGGCGTAGACAAAAAGAGGCGCAAATTGTggaacagtttataagagaatATTTCAATAGACAAAAAGAAGAGGAGCAGAGGCGTCAGGCTCAACTTGAACGTGAACAACAAATTGAGGAACAGATTACAAAGGAAAGTGAGCTTGCAATTAAGAAGCTTTCACAAGCCACAAAGACACTGAAGCAGAAACAGAGGCTGAGAGGCCATGAGCTCCATCACCAAACTCATATAATGCAACAGCCTCTGGAGGCTGAAATTGAAATAGATGAG gtTCCAGAAATAGAGAAGAAATACTCAGAGCTCCTGTGTGAATATCAAATGACTGATGAGGAAGACTCAGAGGAGACATTAGAAGACAGGATGAAAACCCTGCAAAATGAGTTAATGGTGGAGTACTGTAAGAAACACGACCTGTCCAGTAGCTGCGTGTTTTCTTTCGACACTGCAGTTGGTTATGAGACTTTGCCTCTACGTGATAGACTGACAGTGCTTGAGACAGTACTGCAGTTAGTTTTTGAGGAGGATGAAAACgaccacacacataaacatgatCGGGATTTCCTCTTGGATGTGCTCGAACTGTTGCAAGACGATCATCCATCACTCGCGTTTAATCTTTTACAGAACGTTCTTCAAACTGATATGCAACTTTCTACACAGAGTAAAGAAATTCTGTGTCAGATTGCGTTCAACAACTCATGGAAACTGGCAGAAATAACAGCTTTCATGCGTTATGTTGTCAGGATAGACAAAGACCAAGTGCAGGCAATACTTCACATTGCACAGACCTACAAGTTGGAGTACGGGAATGTCCTCAATGCTTTAGATAAATCTGATCCCCTCAGATGGCTGAAAGGGTATGTtgtcacagagagacacaaaaatGCTGATACTATTATTAGTGAAATGCGCAACTCAAACTACCCTGAGAATGTCCTGACAATACTAGAGGATGTTCTGGTATATCTGGAAACAGAGCTTCCAAAATACAAAAGAACTCCTCTCCATAAAAATGACATTCAGAGTGTAAAGAAAATGGTTAAAGAACTGGATTTTACCAACCCAGACAGACAAGTTCTCAAAAGTGTTCTAGTGCAAATGTCACTCGCAGTAAAAATGTGCTCTGCTGTCACTATTCAAAAGGGTAAAGAGGAAAAAGTCATTGATGGATATCTTCCCAGATTAACTCAAATTGCAGCCCTGGTGgttttcctgcttccaaaaTCAAAATCCAACACAGGTTGTCTTCTTGAAATTGGGACAGGTGAAGGGAAATCTTGTATATTAGCCATGCTTGCTGTGATCCATGCCATGCGTGGTGTGAAGGTGGACATTGTGACCAGCTCTCCGGTACTCGCCCGTCGTGACTTAGAGGAATGGAGCAAACTTTACAAGATGTTCGACATAACGTCATCTGCTGTTCCTCCAGTGCTGAATGATGTCTCAtctgaagaacaagaagaactaACTCAGGAAGCATACAAACAAGATGTAGTGTATAGTACTGTTGGAACATTTGCAGCAGATACACTGAAACAAGAGTTTGAGAAGAAAACAACTCGAGGAGACAGGAGGTTTGAGATGGTCCTTGTGGATGAGGTTGACTACATGACCTTGGATAATGGAGTTCAAATAACATTTCTATCCCATGAGTCCAGTGGACTCCAACATTTGGAACAAGTCCTAGCAAGCATCTGGGCCATAATATCTGCATGTCGACCAATTGCGGTAGAAGAAAATGGAGAGACAATGTGGGCAACAAGAGTCCAGAATTTTCACACAGCTGCCCTGATAGCAATTATTGGTtcagataaaaatgataaattttcACCACTGGAAATTCTGTTGCCAGGCATTGAATTAGGCTTTTACTCAGAGGAAGATTTTGAAAATTTGAAGGAATCTATTAATGCAGAAGGAGAAAAGGAACATGGAGCTATTGAAAATGAGGCATGGAAGACCATCATGGCCAAAACAGGAATAGAGCAACAGTATGATTTGCTCAATGTTCTTGAGATGGGGATGGAGGACAAGGTGGCATTTACCTGTTATATTTATCAGCCGGAAACAAGAAAAGTGACTCAGTTTGGAGAGCAAAAGTTAAAAACTGACCAAAACATCAACATGCTGCTATTTGAGAATGGAAAAGCTTGTGAGATGCTGTCTGAAAACTTGCTAATTGAAGCCACTGTTAGCCAGTTAAAATCCAAAATTAAATACTCTCAACAATGTAGTtcagaagaagataaagaatCGCTTGTAATCCCTTCTTTCTTAGAGAAATACCTGGAAAACCAGCTGCCACTGTTTGTTGAGAATGCACTGAAGGCCATTCAGATGACCAAAGGCAGAGAGTACATGATTGAGAGATCTCTAAAAGCTCAGGGATTAGATGTTGATGAAGATGATCAACACTTGTACCATGCAATAATCCCAGTGGACTTTCAGGCTAGTGGAATGCTGGAGAAAAGAAAGCGATGGGGTGATGGACTACAACAATTTCTGGAGATGAAGCATCAACTAACTTTATCTCCATTATCAAATGTGACAAACTACATGTCAAATTCAAATTTCTTTAAAAGATATCTCATGGGGAAAGGGATATTTGGTGTTTCTGGAACACTAGGTGGAGATGCAGACAAGGGTTTCCTGGCAAGACATTACAAAACGGATAGCTATGTCATACCACCTCATCAACGTCAGAAGGTTACTGAGCTGCCTGCAGTACAAGTGGGGGGAGGTACTGACCAGTGGATCCAAACTATTTGTGCCACAGTCTCAAAAGTCTCTAAACGAGGACAGGTGGTGTTAGTGGTGTGTGAGGACGTCAACACTGCAAATGCGCTTAATGACAAAATTGCAGCAGAAACTAAACATTCAGTTACCATGTACACGATGAGCGAGTGCCACAACATTGAGAACCAGGAGTTCGGCAAGGGACGGATCATTATTACCACTAACCTTGGAGGACGTGGGACAGACATTAAGGTCACAGAGGAGGTTAATCGCTGCGGTGGTCTCTTTGTGCTACTCACATACTTCACCAATAACCGAAGAGTCGAGAAACAAGTGTTTGGACGAACAGGTCGAAAAGGCACCCCAGGGATGGTCCAGGTAATACTGAACCATGATCGTCTGGCCATGGCCTACCGAGGCCATTCTATTGAAGTCATGAGGGAACTGAGAGAAGAATATGAAGTTAATCGAATAAAAGACATGGAGAAGGAGAAACTAGCTGAAATTGAAATGAAGGAAGAGCTGTTCTCTACATTTTGTCAGTTCCTTAGTTACTTTGACAAGCATTATAGTACAATAGAGAAGATAGACCTCtttgaagtgaaaataaaacatgcccatggttattttaaatcttttcacCGTAAGATGGACTATCACCCAGCACTGAATGCTTTGAAGGAATCATGGGGTATATGGCTGATACTTCATACAGACCAGATTAACATACACAGTGACCTCACACACCTGAAAGAAGACCTAATCCAGAACTTGCATGACACAAGTAACAAACTTTTACAAGGTCACAGTGAAAACTTTTATGACCACATACAGCAGGCTTTAGGAAGAACTGCCTTGCaccatcaaaacaaaaataaatgtgactaTGGAGCAAAAACTTACTGGAAAAAAGCCTCTGACTCAGACAACTACTACAGAGCTGTTGCACTGTATAATCAGGCCTACATTACCATTAACTTGGCCAAAGAGGGCTACAAAAGTGAGGCACGTTCCTTACTCAATGAGGCAGAGAAAACCTTAGATGTTTACATATCTGAAACAACCAGAACATTGAGCTTCTGTTCTTTGTCTGTTACTCGAGATTTTGAACCACACCACAGTGGCAGCTGTAActtacaaatacaaatgcagGCAAGGATGAACATATTTAATTCATGGaaacaaaatatcaaaaaaatACTTGACATGCTTGGATCAGGCAGTGGAGACTTCAAAACTGTGGACTTGACTCTTTATAGTTTATCAAATGAGGAGGATTTTGTGTCTTCTAGTGAACTCGGCCTCTTTCGTAATTATGGCCTTGCAGTTGTGTTTGAGGTGAAACAAAAGCCCAAATTCTCATTTGATGCCctgatttgttgttttcttgGTGTGCTTCAGGTTGTAGCAGGAGTTCTGGTGTGCACTCTGTCAGCTGGTTCCATGTCCTCATTTGGTCTTGGCTTGATCTCAGAAGGTGTGTCTGATATGATCAGTGGAGTCATGGGTATGATAAATGGCACATTTGATTGGGCATCATGGGCAATATCTAAAGCAATAAGTATAGGAATCTCTTTGGCCTGTGGGGGATTCAGTGTTCTCAAAAGATCATTCTCTGCTGTGAAAAATGCTGCAGGTAATATTCTCAATGGCACCAAATCCCTGAAAAGTGTTGCATGTAATGCCCTGAAATCAGgtaaaaacatgtttgtttcagCATGTAAATCCACCAAATCAATGGTGTCATCAATAGCTATGAAAAATCTCTCTTGGACTGCAGTCAAACCAATTTTGAAACATTCCTGTAAATATGCTGTTCAGGAATTGGCAATTCAAGGAGTCAACATTGCTTTGAACACATGCATTGATGCTACAGTCCAAAAGACTTTCCAACAAGGATttcaaaatacttttaaaaaatctgtatgTTCAACATTACACCAAAATAAAGAGTTTATTCGAGCACTCTCAGATTTCATCAGCTCAAGAATTCCAAAGGCTGCCTTGCAGAAAGAATCTGGTTCTTACAGGATTAGCAAATCCCTAGAGAAGGAAATGATGGACCACACGGTTTACAATACAAACCTTGTCATGAATGATCTCATTGTAAACTGTAAACAGATACATCATGTGATTAACATACTCTCACAGGTATGGGACAAATCAGCAGAGTATGTTGCACACCGACCTTATACCTGCATCAAGAGTCTTCTGAGTGCTGCAAGCATGTCCACTACCATTTATGAAATGTACTCCTCCATTCCTACTAAACAGACCATTGACTGTAATTTTGTTCCTGCATTTTTGAAGTCTATGCAAAAGGAAGCTTTATTTGAGACATATGACCATGATGGAAGGGACAAACTGGCAGATGTGGAACGGCTTAAAGATGATCTTATTGACTTAATTTCAGAAGTTCTTTCCCAAACAATGGTGGAGAGATTTTCTGGGTCTGCCACCTCCttgtttacaaaaacatttactcAACGACTAAATTCTGTTACTGGAAAAGTAGTTGGTAATTTTCTGGGGAGGCATGAAACCCAAAGTTTCTTTGTCAATCAGCAGCATCATCATGATCTGAAATCTGCCACTAAATGCAAGGAAAGACCTTTGTCTGAGGAAGAAATAAATGAGCTCAAGCACTATGCTAATACTGTAACTGATGAACAAAAGCCAGCAACAGCTTTAGAAGTTCATGTACTCACAAAGAGTAACTTGCTGGATGGAAAAGGTATTTGTCTTACTGTCATAGATGATCAAGGAAAAATTCTCACAGAGGAGACTTACCCAGGAACTGACCCAGCAGCTGGTACTATTAAACTTGTGCTAACAAAAACACCTCAAACTTCTCCAGG AACAAGAGGAATGTGGAGTAAACTGACTCAATGGGCCATGGGTAAAGACACACCTGTCAGTGGACACATTGATATTATACGACCTGACGGCTCTCGGGAAAAGGTGAACTCCACAAATCAGAACTGTCTGTTTCATGCTGTCATCCAAGCAACAACTAAAGACCCAAATGATGTTGTACAACAAAAAGCCATAGAACTCAGGAGCAAAGTCAGTCAGGAG aTTCTAGCCAAACCATACAAATACCATAAGGCTGTGAAGATTCAGAATATGTTCAACAGAACAAACAGCTccaataaatttaaaattgaaGCTGGATTAAGGGAAGGAGACCAGGAGAAGTTTGAAAGGTTTACCAAAGACAAGACTCCAGAGGACATTATTAATGCTTACCACTTGGGAAAAGTGGCAGAATATGAGAG CCTTTTGGACATGGACAAACCCACTCCAGGAGTCGTCGAAGCAGACCACATTCCACCAAAGAGTAGTTTAAATAAACTTATAAGAAATCCAGAAATGGTGAAATCATTCGAAGCATGA